Proteins from one bacterium genomic window:
- a CDS encoding MASE1 domain-containing protein — MSHEAAAAPLSRHHYTARWIAETAAFAGLYVLAGKTGLQLAYLHPSASPVWPPTGIAIAGLLLLGTRAWPGVFVGAFVTNDTTLGTIWTSLGIATGNTLEAVVAVTLVNRYAGGRRAFDRLDDIVRFAIVAAALSTAISATLGVLSLDLGGFASPRIAGPMWLTWWLGDACGALLVTPLLLLWADTPRLGWTLSGAVDRLIFIAVLLATSGVVFGSRFPFGFAIVPFLIWAGFRFGPRDAVTAVTLVAAISVWGTIHRLGPFASVTPERNEALVYLSLFIGMMTIITLTVARIVAERAGAAEELRRRVLTEEDARRTAERAVGRATRLAAMTAALSESVTPAEVAAVIVAQAVDALGARAAALSLLATDGVVLELVHATGYPADVVARWNRFLPDQFGGIGECMRTGRVVLLESEADLAGHYPAREELPETIRHGARAAVPLLTRGSALGVLYMNFGAPRSFDGDEMTFILTLAHQCAQAVERARLYEREHRVAETFQRALLPVAIPQVPGLAVDAVYQPGAHESDVGGDWYDVFRLPSGGLAVSIGDVAGRGLAAAVVMAELRQTIRAAALDQGDPAGVLTQASQALALAHGRDAMATAIVGIFDPVTSAFSYATAGHPGPVLAAPGEDPRILPTGGVPLGYLHMQSVPSWTVRLPQGALLVLYTDGLIEHSRDVVAGQDAVVLAAQREMMAPSGDRPGAILRRVVGDRQSGDDAAVITLALDPSPFSRFKLTLPAEPASAGLIRQTVRRLARVAGLNETRTVALTIAVGEAVNNVIEHAYRGADGAVRVEGAHEGDAVRVSIGDTGSWRPARAPDGGGHGLRLIEALADSVEMDRTSAGTTVAVTVRRGGARAPAVTSGAGAAGSTPAPAPDDADPTLTRGRERAVAGADEPTAGARVHRVAQLPVVETFGDLDDTCLEFVRQAFQEAARDNSAAVIVSLEHVRYIDSHTIRALFALGRDLSTQRRSLALVVPPGSALERIVSIAGLSTQFRAFPSVADALAAVAASPPAGL, encoded by the coding sequence GGCTCTTGCTGCTCGGAACCCGCGCGTGGCCCGGGGTGTTCGTCGGCGCCTTCGTGACGAACGACACCACCCTCGGAACGATCTGGACCTCGCTCGGCATCGCCACGGGCAACACGTTGGAAGCGGTGGTCGCGGTCACCCTCGTAAACCGGTACGCGGGCGGACGCCGGGCGTTTGACCGCCTCGACGATATCGTGCGCTTTGCCATCGTCGCCGCCGCGCTGAGCACGGCGATTAGCGCGACCCTCGGGGTGCTCAGTCTCGACCTCGGCGGCTTCGCCTCCCCGCGGATCGCCGGCCCGATGTGGCTGACGTGGTGGCTGGGCGACGCGTGCGGTGCCCTGCTCGTGACGCCGCTCCTGCTGCTGTGGGCCGACACCCCGCGGCTCGGCTGGACGCTGTCCGGTGCGGTCGATCGCCTGATTTTCATCGCGGTCCTGCTGGCCACGAGCGGGGTGGTGTTCGGCAGCCGCTTTCCGTTTGGCTTCGCCATTGTGCCGTTCCTGATCTGGGCCGGGTTCCGGTTCGGCCCTCGCGATGCGGTCACCGCGGTGACGCTGGTCGCGGCGATCTCCGTCTGGGGCACCATCCATCGGCTCGGCCCGTTCGCGTCGGTGACGCCGGAGCGGAACGAAGCGCTGGTCTACCTGTCGCTCTTCATCGGCATGATGACCATCATCACGTTGACGGTGGCCCGCATCGTCGCCGAGCGGGCCGGCGCGGCCGAGGAGCTACGACGGCGTGTCCTGACCGAAGAGGACGCCCGCCGTACGGCCGAGCGGGCCGTCGGGCGTGCGACGCGGCTGGCGGCGATGACGGCCGCCCTCTCCGAAAGCGTCACGCCCGCGGAGGTCGCCGCGGTGATCGTCGCACAGGCCGTCGACGCGCTTGGCGCGCGCGCGGCCGCGCTCTCGCTCCTCGCCACGGACGGGGTGGTGCTGGAACTCGTCCACGCCACGGGGTATCCGGCCGACGTCGTCGCACGCTGGAATCGGTTCCTGCCCGATCAGTTCGGCGGGATCGGCGAATGCATGCGCACCGGCCGCGTCGTGCTGCTCGAGTCCGAGGCCGACCTCGCCGGCCACTATCCGGCGCGCGAAGAGCTGCCCGAGACGATCCGGCATGGGGCGCGCGCCGCGGTCCCGCTGCTGACGCGAGGCAGCGCGCTCGGGGTGCTCTACATGAACTTCGGCGCGCCGCGGTCGTTCGACGGCGACGAGATGACCTTCATCCTCACGCTCGCGCACCAGTGCGCGCAGGCGGTGGAACGGGCGCGCCTATACGAACGCGAACACCGCGTGGCCGAGACATTTCAGCGCGCGCTGCTGCCCGTGGCGATCCCCCAGGTGCCCGGACTGGCCGTCGACGCCGTGTACCAGCCGGGCGCCCACGAATCCGACGTCGGCGGCGACTGGTACGACGTCTTCCGGCTGCCGTCCGGCGGCCTCGCGGTGTCCATCGGGGACGTCGCGGGCCGGGGGCTCGCCGCCGCGGTCGTGATGGCCGAGCTGCGGCAGACGATCCGAGCCGCAGCCCTTGACCAGGGCGATCCGGCGGGGGTGCTCACGCAGGCAAGCCAGGCCCTGGCGCTGGCGCACGGCCGCGACGCCATGGCAACCGCGATCGTCGGCATCTTCGATCCGGTGACCTCGGCGTTTTCCTACGCGACGGCGGGCCACCCGGGTCCGGTGCTCGCCGCGCCGGGAGAGGACCCGCGGATCCTGCCGACCGGCGGAGTCCCGCTCGGATACCTCCACATGCAGAGCGTCCCCTCGTGGACCGTGCGGCTGCCGCAGGGCGCCCTGCTCGTGCTCTACACCGACGGCCTCATCGAGCATTCGCGGGACGTGGTCGCGGGGCAGGACGCCGTGGTCCTTGCGGCCCAGCGCGAGATGATGGCACCGTCCGGGGATCGTCCGGGTGCCATCCTGCGCCGGGTGGTCGGCGACCGGCAGTCCGGGGACGACGCCGCGGTCATCACGCTCGCGCTCGATCCGTCTCCGTTCTCCCGGTTCAAGCTCACCCTCCCGGCCGAGCCGGCGAGCGCGGGACTGATCCGCCAGACGGTGCGGCGGCTGGCCCGGGTGGCCGGCCTCAACGAAACGCGGACCGTGGCCCTCACGATCGCGGTGGGGGAGGCGGTGAACAACGTGATCGAGCACGCGTACCGGGGCGCCGACGGCGCCGTGCGCGTCGAGGGCGCTCACGAGGGGGACGCGGTGCGGGTGAGCATCGGCGACACTGGAAGCTGGCGTCCGGCGCGCGCGCCGGACGGCGGAGGCCACGGCTTGCGCCTCATCGAGGCGCTCGCCGACTCGGTCGAGATGGACCGGACATCCGCCGGCACCACCGTCGCCGTCACGGTGCGGCGAGGCGGCGCCCGAGCACCGGCGGTCACGTCGGGGGCCGGTGCCGCCGGCTCCACCCCGGCGCCGGCCCCCGACGATGCCGATCCGACCCTCACGCGGGGCCGCGAGCGCGCCGTCGCCGGGGCGGACGAACCGACGGCCGGGGCGCGCGTGCATCGGGTGGCCCAACTGCCGGTGGTCGAAACGTTCGGCGATCTGGACGACACCTGCCTCGAATTCGTGCGACAGGCGTTTCAGGAGGCCGCCCGCGACAACTCGGCCGCCGTCATCGTCTCCCTCGAGCACGTCCGCTACATCGACAGCCACACGATCCGCGCGCTCTTCGCGCTCGGGCGGGATCTGAGCACGCAGCGGCGGTCGCTCGCCCTCGTCGTCCCTCCCGGTTCCGCGCTCGAGCGGATCGTGTCCATCGCCGGGCTGAGCACGCAGTTCCGCGCCTTTCCCTCCGTGGCGGACGCGCTCGCGGCGGTGGCGGCGTCACCCCCGGCGGGACTCTAA